In Colletotrichum destructivum chromosome 8, complete sequence, the following proteins share a genomic window:
- a CDS encoding Putative mitochondrial distribution and morphology protein, with protein MSIDLNWETLTTGPDGEALALRIRDFIHTKFQAVPLPRFIKSVKVHDFEFGAIAPELELKDITDPLPDFYEDNSDIEDDEDEEQALDEPPQLQHFPKSELSAGERRRQREEASMPPRLSMHALRGQSGDFPSPFLGVSTPGILGGTSNLHYFQSHLGTGWSGTQTPLAAVAGAHMGSRLDSSGSPPPPSHSRNPSQSSISVSDFNPTLAQLREKSSVSTLAPTSAGASRPPTRDTHLAGSAIQEEDEDGQEHGEGEEGDAPRFREPRPEDLQAVFRIRYAGDVRLRLTAEILLDYPMPSFVGIPVQLSVTGLTFDGVGVMAHIRKRVHFCFLSPEDAATAVGADDAGPSEPGKRFGGLLQEIQVESEIGLRDGGKQSLKNVGKVERFVLEQVRRIFENEFVYPSFWTFLV; from the coding sequence ATGTCAATAGACCTAAACTGGGAGACGCTCACGACCGGGCCCGATGGGGAGGCCCTGGCCCTCCGTATCCGCGATTTCATCCACACAAAGTTTCAGGCCGTACCCTTGCCGCGCTTCATCAAGTCGGTCAAAGTACACGACTTCGAGTTCGGCGCTATCGCTCCGGAGCTGGAGCTTAAAGACATCACCGACCCCTTGCCGGACTTTTACGAAGACAACTCCGACattgaggatgacgaggacgaagagcaGGCTCTCGACGAGCCGCCTCAGTTGCAACACTTCCCCAAGAGCGAGCTGAGCGCCGgtgagaggaggaggcagcGCGAGGAagcgtcgatgccgccgaggctcAGCATGCACGCCCTCAGGGGCCAGTCCGGGGACTTTCCCAGCCCGTTCCTGGGTGTCTCTACGCCGGGCATTTTGGGTGGAACGTCGAACCTCCACTACTTCCAGTCGCACCTCGGCACGGGGTGGTCGGGGACGCAGACACCACTCGCGGCGGTGGCCGGGGCGCACATGGGCAGCAGGCTCGACTCGTCGGgttcaccgccgccgccgagccacAGCCGAAACCCCTCGCAGAGCTCCATCTCCGTGAGCGATTTCAACCCGACGCTGGCGCAGCTGCGCGAGAAGTCGAGCGTGTCGACGCTGGCCCCGACATCGGCAGGGGCCTCGAGGCCACCAACTAGGGATACGCACCTAGCCGGGTCGGCGAtccaggaggaggatgaagatgggcAGGAGcacggggagggggaggaaggggacgCGCCGCGGTTCAGGGAGCCGAGGCCGGAGGACTTGCAGGCGGTGTTTCGGATCCGATATGCCGGGGATgtgcggctgcggctgaCGGCGGAGATTCTGCTGGATTATCCGATGCCGAGCTTTGTGGGGATCCCGGTACAGCTGAGTGTTACGGGTCTGACGTTCGACGGGGTTGGGGTGATGGCACACATTCGCAAGAGGGTAcacttctgcttcttgagccccgaggacgcggccacggcggTGGGCGCGGACGACGCGGGTCCCAGCGAGCCGGGGAAAAGGTTCGGCGGGCTGTTGCAGGAGATCCAAGTTGAGAGCGAGATTGGGCTCAGAGATGGCGGGAAGCAGAGTCTTAAGAACGTGGGCAAGGTGGAGAGGTTCGTGCTGGAGCAGGTGAGGAGGATATTCGAGAACGAGTTCGTGTATCCCAGCTTCTGGACATTTTTGGTCTAA